The Halomicronema hongdechloris C2206 genome includes a window with the following:
- a CDS encoding molybdopterin molybdotransferase MoeA, whose translation MMPATEAEALILQLVQPLDPLQDREQVPLPQALGRVLAAEISSHLDFPHWDNSAMDGYAVRCQDVQGATTEAPVVLTLIEEIPAGQVPQQTVHPGQAARLFTGSMLPAGADTVVMQEHTQAQSGRVHILQAPQPQAFVRQRGSYYRAGDPLLPAGGVLGGADIAVLAAAQCAQVPVYRRPRVALLSTGSELVSLETPLGPGQIVDSNQYALAALVSQAGGEPLCLGIVPDDPPQLRAAIASALTQADLVLSSGGVSGGDYDHVDTILKDLGGTLPIRAVAVKPGKPLTVATLAHTPSLYIGLPGNPVSALVCFWRFVAPALRKLSGQARGWSPAFVPATNEQPLRAGGQRETYLWGQLRAGQDGYSFRLAAGSHSSGNLINLAQTNGLAVVPIGQRQIAAAAIVRVLPLGGA comes from the coding sequence ATGATGCCTGCCACCGAGGCCGAAGCCCTGATTCTGCAGCTGGTTCAGCCCCTAGATCCACTACAGGATCGAGAGCAGGTGCCGCTGCCCCAGGCCCTGGGCCGAGTGCTGGCGGCTGAGATCAGCAGCCATCTGGACTTTCCCCACTGGGACAACTCGGCCATGGATGGCTATGCCGTGCGCTGCCAGGATGTCCAGGGGGCCACCACCGAGGCGCCCGTGGTGCTGACGCTAATCGAGGAAATCCCGGCCGGTCAGGTGCCCCAGCAAACGGTGCACCCAGGGCAGGCGGCCCGTCTGTTCACCGGTTCCATGCTGCCGGCCGGGGCCGACACGGTGGTGATGCAGGAGCACACCCAGGCCCAGTCTGGCCGAGTCCATATTTTGCAAGCCCCCCAGCCCCAGGCCTTCGTGCGCCAGCGGGGCAGCTACTATCGAGCCGGCGATCCCCTGTTGCCGGCGGGAGGGGTCCTGGGGGGGGCTGATATTGCCGTGCTGGCGGCGGCTCAGTGTGCTCAGGTGCCGGTCTATCGCCGCCCTCGGGTGGCCCTGCTCTCCACTGGCAGTGAGTTGGTCTCGCTGGAGACGCCCCTGGGCCCCGGCCAAATTGTGGACTCGAATCAGTATGCCCTGGCGGCCCTGGTCAGTCAGGCTGGAGGGGAGCCCCTCTGCCTGGGCATCGTGCCCGATGATCCACCGCAATTGCGCGCTGCGATCGCATCGGCCCTGACCCAGGCCGACCTGGTCCTCTCCTCCGGCGGCGTCTCCGGGGGGGATTACGACCATGTCGATACCATCCTCAAGGATCTGGGCGGCACCCTCCCTATTCGGGCCGTCGCGGTGAAGCCGGGGAAACCCCTCACCGTCGCCACCCTAGCGCACACCCCCAGCCTCTACATCGGCTTACCGGGCAACCCGGTTTCGGCCCTGGTCTGTTTCTGGCGCTTTGTGGCCCCCGCCCTGCGCAAACTCTCGGGCCAGGCCAGGGGCTGGAGTCCGGCCTTCGTCCCCGCTACCAACGAGCAGCCCCTACGGGCCGGGGGGCAACGGGAGACCTACCTCTGGGGCCAGTTACGGGCGGGCCAGGACGGCTATAGCTTTCGCCTAGCGGCCGGTAGCCACAGCTCTGGCAATTTAATCAATCTGGCCCAGACCAATGGCTTGGCGGTGGTGCCCATCGGTCAACGGCAGATCGCGGCCGCCGCCATCGTGCGGGTGCTGCCCCTAGGCGGTGCCTAG